A section of the Alligator mississippiensis isolate rAllMis1 chromosome 8, rAllMis1, whole genome shotgun sequence genome encodes:
- the LPAR4 gene encoding lysophosphatidic acid receptor 4 has translation MGNHSNNHTCLIDDSFKYNLYGAVYSVVFILGLITNCASLLVFCCRMKMRSETVIIMTNLAVSDLLFVFTLPFKIFYNFNRHWPFGDSLCKISGTAFLTNIYGSMLFLTCISVDRFLAIVYPFRSRTIRTRRNSAIVCAGVWILVLSGGISASLFSTTNISNTSTTCFEGFSKRIWKTYLSKITIFIEVVGFIIPLLLNLTCSSLVLRTLRKPATLSQIGTNKEKVLKMIIVHVAIFVVCFVPYNSILFLYALVRSQAIANCSLERFAKTMYPITLCIATLNCCFDPFIYYFTSESFQKSFNIKPQIKMDSLFKTDTPLTKATALPAIQEEMGDQAITNGGDPTSESHF, from the coding sequence ATGGGAAACCACAGCAATAATCATACCTGCTTGATAGATGATTCCTTTAAATACAATCTGTATGGAGCAGTCTACAGTGTGGTGTTCATCCTTGGCTTAATCACAAACTGTGCCTCCCTACTTGTTTTCTGCTGTAGAATGAAGATGAGAAGTGAGACCGTTATCATTATGACAAACCTAGCCGTTTCAGACTTGCTTTTCGTATTCACTTtgccttttaaaattttttacaattttaacAGGCATTGGCCTTTTGGAGACAGTTTGTGCAAGATTTCAGGGACGGCATTTCTCACCAACATCTATGGAAGCATGCTGTTTCTCACTTGCATCAGTGTTGATCGGTTCCTAGCTATCGTTTACCCATTCAGATCTCGTACCATTAGGACAAGAAGAAATTCAGCCAtagtgtgtgctggtgtttggaTACTGGTTCTCAGTGGTGGGATTTCAGCTTCGTTGTTCTCTACAACCAACATCTCCAACACTAGCACAACCTGCTTTGAGGGGTTTTCCAAACGTATCTGGAAGACCTATTTGTCTAAGATCACTATATTTATTGAAGTGGTAGGTTTCATCATTCCTTTACTACTCAACCTTACGTGCTCTTCATTGGTTCTGAGGACTCTTCGGAAACCAGCTACATTATCTCAGATTGGGACAAACAAAGAGAAAGTACTGAAGATGATCATCGTGCATGTGGCTATTTTTGTAGTATGCTTTGTGCCTTACAATTCCATACTCTTCTTGTATGCTCTGGTGAGATCGCAAGCCATAGCAAACTGTTCCCTGGAGAGATTTGCTAAGACAATGTACCCAATCACATTGTGCATTGCAACACTGAACTGCTGCTTTGACCCATTTATCTATTACTTCACATCAGAATCTTTCCAAAAGTCTTTCAACATAAAACCCCAAATAAAGATGGATTCCCTTTTCAAGACTGACACCCCTCTCACGAAGGCTACTGCACTGCCAGCAATACAGGAGGAAATGGGTGACCAGGCAATTACGAATGGGGGAGATCCAACATCTGAATCTCATTTCTAA